Proteins from a single region of Streptomyces sp. HUAS 15-9:
- the whiA gene encoding DNA-binding protein WhiA produces MAMTAAVKDEISRLPVTRTCCRKAEVSAILRFAGGLHLVSGRIVIEAELDTAMAARRLKRDILEIFGHSSELIVMAPGGLRRGSRYVVRVVAGGDQLARQTGLVDGRGRPIRGLPPQVVSGATCDAEAAWRGAFLAHGSLTEPGRSSSLEVTCPGPEAALALVGAARRLSIAAKAREVRGVDRVVVRDGDAIGALLTRLGAHESVLAWEERRMRREVRATANRLANFDDANLRRSARAAVAAGARVQRALEILGDEVPEHLAAAGRLRMEHKQASLEELGALADPPLTKDAVAGRIRRLLAMADKRASDLGIPGTEANLSEELADNLAG; encoded by the coding sequence ATGGCGATGACGGCAGCGGTGAAGGACGAGATCTCCCGGCTCCCCGTCACCCGGACCTGCTGCAGAAAGGCGGAGGTCTCCGCCATCCTGCGGTTCGCCGGCGGCCTTCACCTGGTGAGCGGGCGCATCGTGATCGAGGCGGAGCTGGACACCGCGATGGCGGCCCGGCGCCTCAAGCGGGACATCCTGGAGATCTTCGGCCACAGCTCCGAGCTGATCGTGATGGCGCCCGGCGGACTGCGCCGCGGCTCGCGGTATGTCGTGCGCGTGGTGGCGGGCGGCGACCAGCTGGCCCGGCAGACGGGACTGGTCGACGGCCGGGGGCGTCCGATCCGTGGCCTGCCCCCGCAGGTGGTCTCCGGGGCCACCTGTGACGCGGAGGCAGCCTGGCGCGGGGCCTTCCTGGCGCACGGCTCGCTGACCGAGCCCGGCCGCTCCTCCTCCCTGGAGGTGACCTGCCCGGGCCCGGAGGCCGCGCTCGCCCTGGTCGGCGCCGCACGCCGGCTGTCGATCGCCGCGAAGGCCCGCGAGGTCCGGGGCGTGGACCGGGTCGTCGTCCGCGACGGTGACGCGATCGGCGCCCTGCTGACCCGCCTCGGCGCGCACGAGTCCGTGCTGGCCTGGGAGGAGCGCCGGATGCGCCGCGAGGTCCGGGCCACGGCCAACCGGCTCGCCAACTTCGACGATGCCAACCTGCGTCGCTCCGCGCGCGCGGCCGTCGCCGCCGGTGCTCGCGTCCAGCGCGCCCTGGAGATCCTCGGTGACGAGGTCCCCGAGCACCTCGCGGCCGCCGGGCGGCTGCGCATGGAGCACAAGCAGGCCTCCCTGGAGGAGCTGGGTGCGCTCGCCGACCCGCCGCTCACCAAGGACGCCGTCGCGGGCCGTATCCGCCGACTGCTGGCGATGGCCGACAAGCGCGCCTCCGACCTGGGCATCCCGGGGACCGAGGCCAACCTCTCCGAGGAACTGGCCGACAACCTGGCCGGGTGA
- the uvrC gene encoding excinuclease ABC subunit UvrC — MADPSSYRPKPGQIPDSPGVYKFRDEHRRVIYVGKAKSLRQRLANYFQDLAGLHPRTRTMVTTAASVEWTVVSTEVEALQLEYSWIKEFDPRFNVKYRDDKSYPYLAVTMNEEFPRVQVMRGHKKKGVRYFGPYGHAWAIRDTVDLLLRVFPVRTCSAGVFKNAARTGRPCLLGYIGKCSAPCVGRIPAEEHRELAEEFCDFMAGRTGTYLRRLEKRMTEAAEEMEYERAARLRDDIEALKKAMEKNAVVLADATDADLIAVAEDELEAAVQIFHVRGGRVRGQRGWVTDKVEEVTTAALVEHALQQLYGEETGDAVPKEVLVPALPDPVEPVQEWLTGRRGSNVSLRIPQRGDKRALMETVERNAQQALALHKTKRASDLTTRSRALEEIADALDLDSAPLRIECYDISHLQGDDVVASMVVFEDGLQRKSEYRRFQIKGFAGQDDVRSMHEVVTRRFRRYLAEKERTGEWVEDDAGTDGLPDNGLKDDDGRPKKFAYPPQLVVVDGGQPQVAAAKRALDELGIDDIAVCGLAKRLEEVWLPDDDDPVVLPRSSEGLYLLQRVRDEAHRFAITYQRAKRAKRFRAGPLDEVPGLGETRKHALIKHFGSVKKLRSATIEQIQEVPGIGRKTAETIAAALAAAAPAAPAVNTATGEIIDDEEPETTAGASGDPVTAGAPDERRGQER; from the coding sequence GGAGTGGACCGTCGTGTCCACGGAGGTCGAGGCGCTGCAGCTGGAGTACTCCTGGATCAAGGAGTTCGACCCCCGGTTCAACGTCAAGTACCGCGACGACAAGAGCTACCCGTACCTCGCGGTGACGATGAACGAGGAATTCCCCCGCGTGCAGGTGATGCGCGGTCACAAGAAGAAGGGCGTGAGGTACTTCGGGCCGTACGGGCACGCCTGGGCCATTCGTGACACGGTGGATCTGCTGCTGCGGGTGTTCCCCGTACGCACCTGCTCGGCCGGCGTCTTCAAGAACGCCGCCCGCACCGGACGCCCCTGCCTGCTCGGCTACATCGGCAAGTGCTCGGCGCCCTGTGTGGGCCGGATCCCCGCCGAGGAGCACCGTGAACTGGCGGAGGAGTTCTGCGACTTCATGGCCGGACGGACGGGCACGTACCTCCGCCGCCTGGAGAAGCGGATGACGGAGGCGGCCGAGGAGATGGAGTACGAGCGGGCCGCCCGCCTGCGCGACGACATCGAGGCGCTGAAGAAGGCCATGGAGAAGAACGCGGTCGTGCTCGCCGACGCGACCGACGCCGACCTGATCGCCGTCGCCGAGGACGAGCTGGAGGCGGCCGTCCAGATCTTCCATGTGCGCGGCGGGCGCGTGCGCGGTCAGCGCGGCTGGGTGACCGACAAGGTCGAGGAGGTCACCACCGCCGCCCTGGTCGAGCACGCCCTCCAGCAGCTCTACGGCGAGGAGACCGGGGACGCCGTCCCCAAGGAGGTCCTCGTCCCCGCCCTGCCCGACCCGGTCGAGCCCGTCCAGGAGTGGCTGACCGGACGCCGCGGCTCCAACGTGTCGCTGCGCATCCCGCAGCGCGGCGACAAGCGGGCCCTGATGGAGACGGTCGAGCGCAACGCCCAGCAGGCGCTCGCCCTGCACAAGACCAAGCGCGCCTCCGACCTCACCACGCGCTCGCGTGCCCTGGAGGAGATCGCTGACGCGCTCGACCTGGACAGCGCCCCCCTCAGGATCGAGTGCTACGACATCTCGCACCTCCAGGGCGACGACGTCGTGGCCTCCATGGTCGTCTTCGAGGACGGCCTGCAGCGCAAGAGCGAGTACCGCCGCTTCCAGATCAAAGGCTTCGCGGGCCAGGACGACGTCCGCTCCATGCACGAGGTGGTCACCCGCCGCTTCCGGCGCTACCTCGCCGAGAAGGAGAGGACCGGCGAGTGGGTGGAGGACGACGCCGGGACCGACGGTCTGCCGGACAACGGCCTCAAGGACGACGACGGCCGTCCCAAGAAGTTCGCCTACCCGCCCCAGCTCGTCGTCGTGGACGGCGGACAGCCGCAGGTCGCGGCAGCCAAGCGGGCCCTGGACGAGCTGGGCATCGACGACATCGCCGTCTGCGGCCTCGCCAAGCGCCTGGAGGAGGTCTGGCTGCCGGACGACGACGACCCGGTCGTTCTGCCCCGCAGCAGCGAAGGCCTCTATCTGCTCCAGCGCGTCCGCGACGAGGCGCACCGCTTCGCGATCACCTATCAGCGGGCCAAGCGCGCCAAGCGCTTCCGCGCGGGTCCCCTGGACGAGGTGCCGGGCCTCGGCGAGACCCGCAAGCACGCGCTGATCAAGCACTTCGGTTCGGTGAAGAAGCTGCGGTCGGCCACAATCGAGCAGATCCAGGAGGTGCCCGGCATAGGCCGGAAGACGGCCGAGACCATTGCCGCGGCCCTGGCCGCGGCGGCCCCGGCCGCGCCCGCCGTGAACACGGCGACCGGAGAGATCATTGATGACGAGGAACCCGAAACGACGGCGGGCGCCTCGGGGGATCCCGTGACCGCGGGAGCCCCGGACGAACGACGGGGGCAGGAGAGATGA
- the tpiA gene encoding triose-phosphate isomerase — protein MSTRTPLMAGNWKMNLNHLEAIAHVQKLAFALADKDYEAVEVAVLPPFTDLRSVQTLVDGDKLKIKYGAQDISAHDSGAYTGEISGPMLAKLKCTYVAIGHSERRQYHNETDELVNAKVKAAFRHALTPILCVGEELPVREAGNHVGHTLAQVEGGLKDLPAEQAETIVIAYEPVWAIGTGKVCGAEDAQEVCAAIRGKIAELYTQELADKVRIQYGGSVKAGNVAEIMAQADIDGALVGGASLDADEFVKIVRFRDQ, from the coding sequence ATGAGCACGCGCACGCCGCTGATGGCGGGCAACTGGAAGATGAACCTCAACCACCTCGAGGCCATCGCGCACGTCCAGAAGCTCGCCTTCGCCCTGGCCGACAAGGACTACGAGGCCGTCGAGGTCGCCGTCCTGCCGCCCTTCACCGACCTGCGCTCCGTGCAGACCCTGGTCGACGGCGACAAGCTCAAGATCAAGTACGGCGCCCAGGACATCTCGGCGCACGACTCCGGCGCCTACACCGGCGAGATCTCGGGCCCGATGCTGGCCAAGCTGAAGTGCACCTACGTGGCCATCGGCCACTCCGAGCGCCGCCAGTACCACAACGAGACCGACGAGCTGGTGAACGCCAAGGTCAAGGCCGCTTTCCGGCACGCCCTGACCCCGATCCTGTGTGTCGGCGAGGAGCTGCCGGTCCGCGAGGCGGGCAACCACGTCGGTCACACGCTCGCGCAGGTCGAGGGCGGTCTGAAGGACCTCCCGGCCGAGCAGGCCGAGACCATCGTGATCGCCTACGAGCCCGTCTGGGCCATCGGCACCGGCAAGGTCTGCGGCGCCGAGGACGCCCAGGAGGTCTGCGCCGCCATCCGCGGCAAGATCGCCGAGCTGTACACGCAAGAGCTGGCCGACAAGGTCCGCATCCAGTACGGCGGCTCCGTCAAGGCCGGAAACGTGGCCGAGATCATGGCGCAGGCCGACATCGACGGCGCCCTGGTCGGCGGAGCCTCGCTGGACGCGGACGAGTTCGTCAAGATCGTGCGGTTCCGCGACCAGTGA
- a CDS encoding M14 family metallopeptidase: MRRRARSILAVGALLFGVAGLAPIAQAQSGSSGRAAADDGAEIKVFRAEVTQQQLPLLLQAGQDGHELGERMTAKGRTAVEVYLTDQQAQKLEKQGVALTEHKLSASAKARVEGVSQGVFRPYSGSGGLKEEIVRTARANPGLTKVESIGRTVDGQDILALKLTRNAKKSKDGSKRAVLYVSNQHAREWITPEMTRRLMHYYLDHYKTDKRIKKIVDSTELWFVLSANPDGYDYTFRNAGTRLWRKNLRDVNGDGVISTGDGVDLNRNFAYKWGYDDEGSSPNPTSETYRGASPASEPETRALDRFEKRVGFTYGINYHSAAELLLYGVGWQVATPTPDDVLYKALAGTPDHSAVPGYHPQVSSELYTTNGEADGHASNVNGMAMFTPEMSTCQTASDLDPDDAWKASDCPSVFNFPDDEKLIQQEFQKNVPFALSVAETAAHPDQPVSSVGLSAADFTPATFSTSYSRGADQQVSVVVRKSVRDKELKYRVNGGRTHDRALRPWKGGETYGGEDNLYFDEYRAKVEDGRPGDKVEVWFTGRARSGRKVTGPHFTYTVAERPRADTLVVAEEGAAATQAQKYVDALRANGRKAIVWDVATQGAPDALGVLKYFRTVVHYSGASGPGNATQLQLRAYLNEGGRLIEAGELAGGSVKLADGTPSNDFSQYYLGAYSRTSIPGATGFTGSGNLDGYAGALGDAPGNPLDKAGAYGVTSDELSVDRYPQFASAGAGRFAGTVNPYGPYAGSSMAAAVHTDDAYKRLTRTIDLTGVSAADKPTLSTRLLWDTEPGYDHAVVEAHTVGADDWTTLPEAGGATSAAVPAECGAGFLIGEHPWLKHYLTLADNACTATGTTGSWHSLTGSSSGWQQVGFDLSAYAGKSVQVSLSYITDPGSGGHGVLADETSLVVGGTAKETEGFESSLGPWSVAGPPAGSPAVLKDWTRTGALFKTYGAVTTKDTVLLGFGLEQVPAAADRTALVKKALASLDK, encoded by the coding sequence ATGAGACGTAGAGCGAGATCGATCCTCGCTGTCGGCGCGCTCCTGTTCGGCGTAGCCGGCCTCGCACCCATCGCCCAGGCACAGAGCGGAAGTTCCGGCAGGGCCGCCGCGGACGACGGCGCCGAGATCAAGGTCTTCCGCGCCGAAGTCACCCAGCAGCAGTTACCTCTGCTGCTCCAGGCCGGCCAGGACGGTCATGAACTCGGTGAGCGGATGACCGCAAAGGGCCGGACCGCCGTGGAGGTCTACCTCACCGACCAGCAGGCCCAGAAGCTCGAGAAGCAGGGCGTCGCCCTCACCGAGCACAAACTGTCGGCCAGCGCAAAGGCGCGTGTCGAGGGCGTGTCCCAAGGCGTGTTCCGCCCCTACAGCGGCAGCGGCGGACTCAAGGAGGAGATCGTCAGGACCGCCCGGGCCAACCCCGGCCTGACCAAGGTCGAGTCCATCGGCAGGACCGTCGACGGACAGGACATCCTCGCGCTCAAACTGACCAGGAACGCGAAGAAGTCGAAGGACGGCTCGAAGCGCGCCGTGCTGTACGTGTCCAACCAGCACGCGCGCGAGTGGATCACGCCGGAGATGACACGGCGTCTGATGCACTACTACCTGGACCACTACAAGACGGACAAGCGGATCAAGAAGATCGTCGACTCGACCGAGCTGTGGTTCGTCCTCTCGGCCAACCCCGACGGCTACGACTACACCTTCCGGAACGCCGGCACCCGCCTGTGGCGCAAGAACCTGCGGGACGTCAACGGCGACGGCGTCATCTCCACCGGCGACGGCGTCGACCTCAACCGCAACTTCGCCTACAAATGGGGCTACGACGACGAGGGTTCGTCGCCGAATCCCACCAGCGAGACCTACCGCGGCGCGAGCCCCGCCTCCGAGCCCGAGACACGGGCACTGGACCGCTTCGAGAAGCGCGTCGGCTTCACCTACGGCATCAACTACCACTCGGCCGCCGAGCTCCTGCTCTACGGCGTCGGCTGGCAGGTGGCCACCCCGACCCCGGACGACGTCCTCTACAAGGCACTCGCCGGCACACCCGACCACTCCGCGGTCCCGGGTTACCACCCGCAGGTCTCCTCGGAGCTGTACACCACCAACGGGGAGGCGGACGGTCACGCGTCCAACGTCAACGGCATGGCGATGTTCACCCCCGAGATGTCGACCTGCCAGACCGCGTCGGACCTCGACCCCGACGACGCCTGGAAGGCCTCCGACTGCCCGTCGGTCTTCAACTTCCCCGACGACGAGAAGCTGATCCAGCAGGAGTTCCAGAAGAACGTCCCGTTCGCGCTCTCCGTCGCCGAGACCGCCGCCCACCCCGACCAGCCGGTCTCCTCGGTCGGCCTGAGCGCCGCCGACTTCACCCCGGCGACGTTCTCCACGTCGTACTCGCGCGGCGCCGACCAGCAGGTCTCGGTCGTCGTACGGAAGTCCGTGCGCGACAAGGAGCTCAAGTACCGCGTCAACGGCGGCCGTACGCACGACCGGGCACTCAGGCCCTGGAAGGGCGGCGAGACCTACGGCGGCGAGGACAACCTCTACTTCGACGAGTACCGGGCCAAGGTCGAGGACGGCAGACCGGGCGACAAGGTCGAGGTGTGGTTCACCGGCCGGGCCAGGAGCGGCAGGAAGGTCACCGGCCCGCACTTCACCTACACCGTCGCCGAGCGGCCCAGGGCCGACACCCTCGTGGTCGCCGAGGAGGGTGCGGCCGCCACACAGGCCCAGAAGTACGTGGACGCGCTGAGGGCGAACGGCCGCAAGGCGATCGTCTGGGACGTCGCCACACAGGGCGCGCCCGACGCGCTCGGCGTGCTGAAGTACTTCAGGACCGTCGTCCACTACTCCGGTGCGAGCGGTCCCGGCAACGCCACCCAGCTCCAGCTGCGCGCCTACCTCAACGAGGGCGGCAGGCTGATCGAGGCCGGCGAACTGGCCGGCGGCAGCGTGAAACTCGCCGACGGCACCCCGTCGAACGACTTCAGCCAGTACTACCTGGGCGCCTACTCGCGCACGTCGATCCCCGGAGCCACCGGCTTCACCGGCTCCGGAAACCTCGACGGCTACGCCGGCGCGCTCGGCGACGCGCCCGGCAATCCGCTCGACAAGGCGGGCGCCTACGGCGTCACCTCCGACGAGCTGTCCGTGGACAGGTACCCGCAGTTCGCCAGCGCGGGGGCGGGCCGGTTCGCCGGGACCGTCAACCCGTACGGGCCGTACGCGGGCTCCTCCATGGCCGCCGCGGTGCACACCGACGACGCCTACAAGCGCCTGACCCGCACCATCGACCTCACCGGCGTCAGTGCCGCCGACAAGCCGACCCTGAGCACCCGGCTGCTGTGGGACACCGAGCCCGGCTACGACCACGCCGTGGTCGAGGCGCACACCGTCGGCGCGGACGACTGGACGACCCTGCCGGAGGCGGGCGGCGCCACCAGCGCCGCCGTCCCGGCGGAGTGCGGGGCCGGATTCCTGATCGGCGAGCACCCGTGGCTCAAGCACTATCTGACGCTCGCGGACAACGCCTGCACGGCGACCGGCACCACCGGCTCCTGGCACAGCCTCACCGGCAGCTCCAGCGGCTGGCAGCAGGTCGGCTTCGACCTGAGCGCCTACGCGGGCAAGTCCGTCCAGGTCTCCCTCAGCTACATCACCGACCCCGGCAGCGGCGGCCACGGCGTCCTCGCCGACGAGACCTCGCTGGTGGTCGGCGGTACGGCGAAGGAGACCGAGGGCTTCGAGTCGTCGCTGGGCCCCTGGAGCGTGGCCGGACCGCCCGCCGGCAGTCCGGCGGTCCTGAAGGACTGGACGCGCACCGGAGCCCTGTTCAAGACGTATGGAGCGGTCACCACGAAGGACACCGTGCTGCTGGGCTTCGGTCTGGAGCAGGTTCCCGCGGCGGCCGACCGGACGGCACTGGTCAAGAAGGCGCTGGCGTCACTCGACAAGTGA
- the gap gene encoding type I glyceraldehyde-3-phosphate dehydrogenase, whose protein sequence is MTIRVGINGFGRIGRNYFRALLEQGADIEIVAVNDLGDTATTAHLLKYDTILGRLKQEVSHTADTITVDGHTIKVLSERNPADIPWGELGVDIVIESTGIFTKKEDAAKHIAGGAKKVLISAPAKDEDITIVMGVNQDKYDPANHHVISNASCTTNCVAPMAKVLDENFGIVKGLMTTVHAYTNDQRILDFPHKDLRRARAAAENIIPTTTGAAKATALVLPQLKGKLDGIAMRVPVPTGSVTDLVVELGREVTKEEVNAAFQKAAEGELKGLLDYTEDPIVSSDIVNAPASCTFDSSLTMVQDGKNVKIIGWYDNEWGYSNRLVDLTVFVGNQL, encoded by the coding sequence GTGACGATCCGCGTAGGCATCAACGGCTTCGGTCGTATCGGTCGCAATTACTTCCGCGCGCTGCTGGAGCAGGGCGCAGACATCGAGATCGTGGCTGTCAACGACCTGGGTGACACCGCGACCACCGCGCACCTGCTGAAGTACGACACCATCCTGGGCCGGCTTAAGCAGGAGGTGTCCCACACCGCCGACACCATCACCGTCGACGGCCACACCATCAAGGTGCTGTCCGAGCGCAACCCCGCCGACATCCCGTGGGGCGAGCTCGGCGTCGACATCGTCATCGAGTCCACCGGCATCTTCACCAAGAAGGAAGACGCCGCGAAGCACATCGCCGGCGGCGCCAAGAAGGTCCTCATCTCGGCTCCGGCCAAGGACGAGGACATCACCATCGTGATGGGCGTCAACCAGGACAAGTACGACCCGGCGAACCACCACGTCATCTCCAACGCCTCCTGCACCACCAACTGCGTGGCGCCGATGGCGAAGGTCCTCGACGAGAACTTCGGCATCGTCAAGGGTCTGATGACCACGGTGCACGCGTACACGAACGACCAGCGCATCCTGGACTTCCCGCACAAGGACCTGCGCCGCGCTCGTGCCGCCGCCGAGAACATCATCCCGACCACGACGGGCGCCGCCAAGGCCACCGCCCTGGTGCTCCCGCAGCTCAAGGGCAAGCTGGACGGCATCGCGATGCGCGTCCCGGTCCCGACCGGCTCGGTCACCGACCTCGTCGTCGAGCTCGGCCGTGAGGTCACCAAGGAAGAGGTCAACGCCGCCTTCCAGAAGGCCGCCGAGGGCGAGCTCAAGGGCCTCCTCGACTACACCGAGGACCCGATCGTCTCCTCCGACATCGTCAACGCCCCGGCGTCCTGCACCTTCGACTCGTCCCTGACCATGGTCCAGGACGGCAAGAACGTGAAGATCATCGGCTGGTACGACAACGAGTGGGGCTACTCCAACCGCCTCGTCGACCTCACGGTCTTCGTCGGCAACCAGCTCTGA
- the secG gene encoding preprotein translocase subunit SecG produces MVLGFSIALIVFSLLLMLLVLMHKGKGGGLSDMFGGGMQSSVGGSSVAERNLDRITLVVGLLWFACIVVLGLLMKTSS; encoded by the coding sequence GTGGTTTTGGGGTTCTCGATCGCCCTGATCGTCTTCAGCCTGCTGCTGATGCTGCTGGTGCTGATGCACAAGGGGAAGGGCGGCGGCCTCTCCGACATGTTCGGTGGCGGTATGCAGTCGTCCGTCGGTGGCTCCTCGGTCGCCGAGCGCAACCTCGACCGCATCACGCTGGTGGTCGGTCTGCTCTGGTTCGCGTGCATCGTCGTGCTCGGCCTGCTC
- the rapZ gene encoding RNase adapter RapZ, with translation MTEHEEQPTAERDRAHTETGEEQPRQAAQDVAGESGAQVSTDIAAAGVPEAAIPELVIISGMSGAGRSTAAKCLEDLGWFVVDNLPPALIPTMVELGARSQGNVARIAVVVDVRGRRFFDNLRQSLADLDTKGVTRRIVFLESSDEALVRRFESVRRPHPLQGDGRIVDGIAAERELLRELRGDADLVIDTSSLNVHELRAKMDAQFAGDEEPELRATVMSFGFKYGLPVDADLVADMRFLPNPHWVPELRPYTGLNEEVAAYVFNQPGAKEFLDRYAELLRLIAAGYRREGKRYVTIAIGCTGGKHRSVAMSEKLAARLAAEGVETVVVHRDMGRE, from the coding sequence ATGACCGAGCACGAAGAACAGCCCACAGCGGAGCGAGATCGGGCGCACACGGAAACGGGCGAGGAACAGCCGCGGCAGGCGGCACAGGACGTCGCCGGGGAAAGCGGAGCACAGGTGAGTACGGACATCGCGGCGGCCGGGGTCCCCGAGGCGGCCATCCCCGAGCTGGTGATCATCTCCGGCATGTCCGGAGCGGGCCGGTCCACGGCCGCCAAGTGTCTGGAGGACCTCGGCTGGTTCGTCGTCGACAACCTGCCGCCCGCGCTCATCCCCACCATGGTGGAGCTCGGCGCGCGCTCCCAGGGGAACGTGGCGCGGATCGCGGTCGTCGTCGACGTGCGCGGCCGCCGCTTCTTCGACAACCTGCGCCAGTCCCTCGCCGACCTCGACACCAAGGGTGTCACCCGGCGCATCGTCTTCCTGGAGTCCTCCGACGAGGCCCTGGTGCGCCGCTTCGAGTCCGTCCGCCGTCCGCACCCGCTGCAGGGCGACGGCCGTATCGTCGACGGCATCGCCGCCGAACGCGAGCTGCTGCGCGAGCTGCGCGGTGACGCCGACCTGGTGATCGACACCTCCAGCCTGAACGTGCACGAGCTGCGCGCCAAGATGGACGCCCAGTTCGCCGGCGACGAGGAGCCCGAGCTGCGGGCCACCGTGATGTCGTTCGGCTTCAAGTACGGCCTCCCGGTCGACGCCGACCTGGTCGCGGACATGCGGTTCCTGCCCAACCCGCACTGGGTCCCGGAGCTGCGCCCGTACACCGGCCTCAACGAGGAGGTCGCCGCGTACGTCTTCAACCAGCCCGGCGCCAAGGAGTTCCTGGACCGGTACGCCGAGCTGCTGCGGCTCATCGCCGCCGGCTACCGCCGCGAGGGCAAGCGCTATGTGACCATCGCCATCGGCTGCACCGGCGGCAAGCACCGCTCGGTCGCCATGTCCGAGAAGCTCGCCGCGCGCCTCGCGGCCGAGGGCGTGGAGACGGTGGTCGTGCACCGGGACATGGGACGGGAATGA
- a CDS encoding phosphoglycerate kinase: protein MKTIDELLAEGVAGKRVFVRADLNVPLADGVITDDGRIRAVLPTVKALADADAKVVVASHLGRPKGAPDPAFSLLPAAERLGELLGAPVAFAQDTVGPAAHDVVNGLQPGQVAVIENLRFNAGETSKDDAERGAFADQLAALADVYVGDGFGAVHRKHASVYDLPARLPHYAGYLIATEVGVLKKLTEDVKRPYVVALGGAKVSDKLAVIDELLAKADRLLIGGGMAYTFLKAKGYEVGISLLQEDQVPAVLEYMERAEKQGVELLLPVDVVVAREFPDLKAKAPTENTVVDADKIPADHEGLDIGPKTRELYAAKLADAETVFWNGPMGVFEHPDYAEGTKAVAQALVGSKGFTVVGGGDSAAAVRTLGFDEKAFGHISTGGGASLEYLEGKTLPGLAALED, encoded by the coding sequence ATGAAGACCATCGACGAACTTCTCGCGGAAGGCGTGGCCGGCAAGCGGGTCTTCGTCCGCGCCGACCTCAACGTGCCGCTCGCCGACGGCGTGATCACCGACGACGGCCGTATCCGCGCCGTCCTGCCCACCGTGAAGGCCCTCGCCGACGCGGACGCCAAGGTGGTCGTCGCCTCGCACCTGGGCCGCCCCAAGGGCGCCCCGGACCCGGCCTTCTCGCTGCTGCCCGCCGCCGAGCGGCTCGGTGAACTCCTCGGCGCCCCGGTCGCGTTCGCCCAGGACACCGTCGGCCCCGCCGCCCACGACGTGGTGAACGGCCTGCAGCCCGGCCAGGTCGCGGTCATCGAGAACCTGCGCTTCAACGCCGGCGAGACGTCCAAGGACGACGCCGAGCGCGGCGCCTTCGCCGACCAGCTGGCCGCCCTCGCGGACGTCTACGTCGGCGACGGCTTCGGTGCCGTGCACCGCAAGCACGCCTCCGTGTACGATCTCCCGGCCCGGCTGCCGCACTACGCCGGCTACCTCATCGCCACCGAGGTCGGCGTCCTCAAGAAGCTCACCGAGGATGTCAAGCGCCCCTACGTCGTCGCGCTCGGCGGCGCCAAGGTCTCCGACAAGCTCGCCGTCATCGACGAGCTGCTCGCCAAGGCCGACCGCCTCCTCATCGGCGGCGGCATGGCCTACACCTTCCTCAAGGCCAAGGGCTACGAGGTCGGCATCTCCCTCCTCCAGGAGGACCAGGTGCCGGCCGTCCTCGAGTACATGGAGCGCGCTGAGAAGCAGGGCGTCGAGCTGCTGCTTCCCGTGGACGTCGTGGTCGCCCGGGAATTCCCGGACCTGAAGGCCAAGGCTCCGACCGAGAACACCGTGGTCGACGCGGACAAGATCCCCGCCGACCACGAGGGCCTGGACATCGGCCCGAAGACCCGCGAGCTGTACGCCGCGAAGCTCGCCGACGCCGAGACCGTCTTCTGGAACGGTCCCATGGGCGTCTTCGAGCACCCCGACTACGCCGAGGGCACCAAGGCGGTCGCCCAGGCCCTCGTCGGATCGAAGGGCTTCACCGTCGTCGGCGGCGGCGACTCCGCCGCGGCCGTGCGTACGCTCGGCTTCGACGAGAAGGCATTCGGCCACATCTCGACCGGTGGCGGCGCCTCCCTCGAATACCTCGAGGGCAAGACGCTCCCCGGCCTCGCCGCACTGGAGGACTGA